The Medicago truncatula cultivar Jemalong A17 chromosome 7, MtrunA17r5.0-ANR, whole genome shotgun sequence genome includes the window CCTCCCAAACCACCAAGTCCACCTaggccaccaccaccacctaaATCACCACCGATTCCACCTCCAATTCCACCAAAAGGAAGTCCATTGTTTCCTATTCCAGAATAACCACCAGCAAATGTCATGAAGTTCTTCTGGTCCTTCAAACCAGCATCAGTTGGTACATTTCTTGCACTTGTTGTAGCCACAACAAGAGCAAGAACCAACAACAACATACACCACTTCGCCATATCTCTCCCACTTACT containing:
- the LOC11418518 gene encoding glycine-rich protein 5, which encodes MAKWCMLLLVLALVVATTSARNVPTDAGLKDQKNFMTFAGGYSGIGNNGLPFGGIGGGIGGDLGGGGGLGGLGGLGGLGGAGGGVGGGVGGGVGTGVGGVHPFP